The Acidimicrobiales bacterium sequence CGCGTGGCCGAGCGCTTCTGTGAGCTCGTCGACGACCTGGTGCGCGCCGACGCGGTCGATCAGAAGAGCTCGATGTCGCCGAGCGAGAACCGGAACTGATCGAGATCGGGCCCGGTCCCGGCGAGGTCGCGCACGGTCAGCCGCGGTCCGAGCCGGGGGAGGGTGGGCATCCACGGCGCCGGATGCGGAGGCGTCGCCAGCGTGAGGACGTGGTCGACCGGTAGTCGGCGCCGGACCGCTCGCAGGAGGGTGCGGCTGGCCGCGACGTCGGGGCTGAAGAGCTCAGCGAGAACGGCCTCGGTGGCCGCGCCCCGGCGGCGGACGCGCACGACGGCGGCCCCGTCGTCGGTGCGGACGACGCGATAGTGCAGCGGCTCGAAGCCGTAGCGCCACGCGAGATGATCGCGGGTGCGGTCGGTGGCGAGTCCCTCGACCGCCGGCATCGCGTCGGCCAGCGCGACAAGGTCGTCGAGGGCGAGGTCGACCGGCTCGCCGATGTCGATCGGCTCGGACCACTTGTGGGCTGCGGTGCGGGCCCGTGCGAGGCGCGGGATGGCCCGGACGCCGGTGACGGCGAACCGGGTGGGGACGCGGCCGACCTCCCGCCAGCCCATGCGGAGATAGCCGGGGCGGCTGTTGTCGTTGGGGGTGTTGAAGACGAACTCGATCCCCTCGCGCGTCAGCTCGTCGACTGCGGTCGTGGACAGGAGCCGGAAGATGCCGCGTCGCTGGTGGTCCGGGTGGGTCGCCGTGTCGACGGCGCGGACGGCGGCGCGCGGCCCGGCCGAGCCGACGAAGTTCCAACGCATCATCGTGCGGAAGCCGGCGATCTCCGCCCCGTCGAGGGCGAGCCACATGGGTGAGCGCCCCGCCGGGTTGTCGAGGTGTTTCCAGCGGAAGAACGCCTCGTTGGGATCGGCCGGATCCCAACCCAACGCGGCGGCAGCCACGTCGATGGCGTCGGGGATGTCGTCGTCGGTCGCCCGGCGTACGACGAGCTCGGCTCGGTCCACCGCCCGAGGCTACGTGTCCAAAACGCCGCGGTGGTGCCGATAGGGGTCCGTGGCGCTGTTCCCCACCATCGTGAAGACGACGGCCGCGGCCGTCGATGTCATCCGGCGACCGGCGACCGGTCTCGTCGTGCTCGTCTACCACCGCGTCGGCGGCCACACCGCGGTGACGGTGGATCTCCCGACCCCGACCTTCGATGCGCAGATGGCGCAGCTGGCGGCGTCCGGTGCCGTCCTGACGATCGACGACGCCGTCACCGCACTCGCCGCCGGGGAGGACCTGGCCGGCCGGGTCGTCGTGACGTTCGACGACGGCACGGCCGACTTCGTGGACGAGGCGCTCCCCGTGCTCGACCGCCACTCGGTGCCGGCGACGCTCTATGTCGCGACGGGGCACGTCGAGGACGGCATCGACTTCCCCGACGACGGCCGTCCGGCCAGCTGGGGAGGTCTGGCCGACTGCGTGGCCTCCGGGCTCGTCACCATCGGCTCACACACCCACGGCCACATCCTGCTCGATCGACTCGACGTGGCTTCCGTGGCGGACGACCTCGATCGGTCCATCGGGTTGATCGGCGAGCGGCTCGGCACGGTCGCCGAGCACTTCGCCTACCCCAAGGCGCTGTCCCCGACGGCGGAGGCCGAGCGCGAGGTTCGGGCCCGCTTCCGCAGCGCGGCGATCGCCGGCACACGTGCCAATCCGCCGGGTGGCGACGTGCACCGCCTCCACCGCACACCCATCCAGACCACGGACGGGGAGCGGTTCTTCGCCCGCAAGCTCGCGGGCGGTCTCGGGTGGGAGGACGACGTCCGGCGTCTGGTCAATCGGCGCCGCTACGCCGGAGCGACCACATGACCGGTGCCCGTCTGGTCCACGTCACGACGACGGACATGAGCCTCGACTGGCTCCTGCGCCCACAGCTCGAGGCCTTCGGGCGGGCCGGCTACGACGTCATCGGCGTGTCGGCGCCCGGCCCCCACGTGGCATCACTCGAGGCCGCCGGTATCCGCCACGTGGCCGTGCCGTCGCTGACGCGGGCGATGTCCCCGGCGCAGGATCTCCGCGCGCTCAACGACCTCCGGCGTGTGTTCCGCCGGCTCTCGCCCGACATCGTCCACACGCACAACCCGAAGCCGGGGGTCCTCGGTCGCGTCGCTGCGCGGGCGGCCGGCGTGCCCCACGTCGTCAACACCGTCCACGGCCTCTACGCCCTGCCCGAGGACCGGTTCGCCAAGCGGGCCCTGGTCTACGGACTCGAACGCCTGGCGACGACGTGCTCGGACGCCGAACTCCTCCAGAACGAGGAGGACGTGGATGCCCTCC is a genomic window containing:
- a CDS encoding GNAT family N-acetyltransferase codes for the protein MDRAELVVRRATDDDIPDAIDVAAAALGWDPADPNEAFFRWKHLDNPAGRSPMWLALDGAEIAGFRTMMRWNFVGSAGPRAAVRAVDTATHPDHQRRGIFRLLSTTAVDELTREGIEFVFNTPNDNSRPGYLRMGWREVGRVPTRFAVTGVRAIPRLARARTAAHKWSEPIDIGEPVDLALDDLVALADAMPAVEGLATDRTRDHLAWRYGFEPLHYRVVRTDDGAAVVRVRRRGAATEAVLAELFSPDVAASRTLLRAVRRRLPVDHVLTLATPPHPAPWMPTLPRLGPRLTVRDLAGTGPDLDQFRFSLGDIELF
- a CDS encoding polysaccharide deacetylase family protein, producing the protein MALFPTIVKTTAAAVDVIRRPATGLVVLVYHRVGGHTAVTVDLPTPTFDAQMAQLAASGAVLTIDDAVTALAAGEDLAGRVVVTFDDGTADFVDEALPVLDRHSVPATLYVATGHVEDGIDFPDDGRPASWGGLADCVASGLVTIGSHTHGHILLDRLDVASVADDLDRSIGLIGERLGTVAEHFAYPKALSPTAEAEREVRARFRSAAIAGTRANPPGGDVHRLHRTPIQTTDGERFFARKLAGGLGWEDDVRRLVNRRRYAGATT